The following are from one region of the Candidatus Methylomirabilota bacterium genome:
- a CDS encoding LLM class flavin-dependent oxidoreductase has product MTGRGLGVSIMPLDNRREALVAAAVEADRLGYEAFSLPETWALDVTVVLAEAAVKTRHIALATGIVSIWGRSAGTLAMMAATLASLSGGRFVLGLGASTAQLAEGLHDVPFQTPAVRLRRTLTQVRALLRGERIPLAAGGARALKLNLPPTPQVPIYLAALADESIRLVGELADGWLPFLYPCSQLAAGRALLAEGRARSGASGELPLICPSVPTVVAEDPARAREGAAWFVAFYLTTMGPLYRQSLARQGFGKEVQAVLAANTPRNRGLVPPEAEILLEELTIFGTPEQARTRVARWYAAGAALPILLLPPNLTPDEISLALDAFRPLVEAPTGARIQRMGSA; this is encoded by the coding sequence ATGACGGGCCGAGGCCTCGGGGTGTCGATCATGCCGCTCGACAACCGTCGCGAGGCGCTCGTCGCCGCGGCGGTGGAGGCCGACCGCCTCGGCTACGAGGCGTTCTCCCTGCCCGAGACGTGGGCGCTCGACGTCACCGTGGTGTTGGCCGAGGCTGCCGTGAAGACCCGGCACATCGCGCTGGCTACGGGCATCGTCAGCATCTGGGGCCGGAGCGCGGGCACGCTGGCCATGATGGCCGCGACCCTGGCATCGCTGTCGGGCGGTCGCTTCGTGCTCGGGCTCGGCGCCAGCACGGCCCAGCTCGCCGAAGGGCTGCACGACGTACCCTTCCAGACACCGGCTGTCCGTCTCCGGCGGACGTTGACCCAGGTGCGCGCGCTGCTGCGCGGGGAACGCATCCCGCTGGCCGCCGGGGGCGCTCGCGCGCTCAAGCTCAACCTGCCGCCGACGCCGCAGGTGCCGATCTACCTGGCGGCGCTGGCCGACGAGTCCATCCGGCTCGTCGGAGAGCTGGCCGACGGCTGGCTGCCCTTCCTCTATCCGTGCAGCCAGCTCGCCGCGGGGCGGGCTCTGCTGGCCGAGGGTCGAGCGCGGAGCGGCGCCAGCGGGGAGCTTCCGCTCATCTGTCCGTCCGTGCCGACCGTCGTGGCCGAGGACCCGGCCCGAGCACGCGAAGGCGCGGCCTGGTTCGTCGCCTTCTACCTCACCACCATGGGGCCCCTCTACCGGCAGTCGCTGGCCCGCCAGGGCTTCGGCAAGGAAGTGCAGGCGGTGCTGGCCGCGAATACTCCGCGCAATCGGGGGCTCGTTCCCCCGGAGGCCGAGATCCTGCTCGAGGAGCTGACGATCTTCGGCACCCCGGAACAGGCTCGCACCCGCGTCGCCCGCTGGTATGCCGCCGGCGCCGCCCTGCCGATCCTCTTGTTGCCGCCGAACCTGACGCCGGACGAGATCTCGCTGGCGCTCGACGCCTTCCGGCCGCTCGTCGAAGCCCCCACCGGTGCCCGGATCCAGCGCATGGGCTCGGCGTGA
- a CDS encoding inositol monophosphatase family protein produces the protein MSARALEAAVEAARAAGEIALKYYRAGVAVTLKADRTPVTQADREAEQAIVEILGRVLPGYGFVGEELGTRGPSERRWIVDPIDGTQNFIRRIPFWATLIALEEAGELTVGVIHNPVTGELYTARRGHGAQLNGVPLTVSPRADLAEAHLIHAGLDLIRRGGHWDGFVKLVGATARQRGFGDYYGYTLVAEGKAEIYLEADLKPWDLAACRILVEEAGGRFTDFDGRATIYTGTALATNGRLHEAALAVLHGLEPSRGVC, from the coding sequence ATGTCCGCGCGCGCCCTGGAGGCCGCGGTGGAGGCGGCCCGGGCTGCCGGCGAGATCGCGCTGAAGTACTATCGGGCCGGCGTCGCGGTGACCCTCAAGGCCGACCGCACGCCGGTGACCCAGGCCGACCGCGAGGCGGAGCAGGCCATCGTCGAGATCCTCGGGAGAGTTCTTCCCGGCTACGGCTTCGTCGGCGAGGAGCTCGGCACGCGGGGACCGTCCGAACGCCGCTGGATCGTCGATCCCATCGATGGGACGCAGAATTTCATCCGCCGGATCCCGTTCTGGGCGACGCTGATCGCTCTGGAGGAGGCGGGGGAGCTCACTGTCGGCGTGATTCACAACCCGGTCACCGGCGAGCTCTACACCGCCCGGCGTGGCCACGGCGCTCAGCTCAACGGCGTCCCCCTGACGGTGTCGCCGCGGGCCGACCTGGCCGAAGCGCATCTCATCCATGCCGGTCTCGACCTGATCCGGCGCGGCGGCCACTGGGATGGCTTCGTCAAGCTGGTCGGCGCCACGGCGCGCCAGCGGGGGTTCGGCGACTATTACGGCTACACCCTCGTGGCCGAGGGTAAGGCGGAGATCTACCTGGAGGCCGACCTCAAGCCCTGGGACCTGGCCGCGTGCCGGATCCTGGTCGAGGAGGCGGGAGGTCGGTTCACGGACTTCGACGGCCGGGCCACCATCTACACGGGTACCGCGCTGGCAACCAACGGTCGACTGCACGAAGCGGCCCTCGCCGTGCTCCACGGCCTTGAACCCTCCCGGGGCGTCTGTTAG
- a CDS encoding carboxymuconolactone decarboxylase family protein yields MTDDTELRERTRQTARLLFHSISGGVGYETWRKFDRGLARELSMFFLGKLYSREVLSQKQRELCAVASLTVLDRPRELSAHIHAALNVGATRQEVAETIFQQVTYGGMPVVVEALEVYAEVLRARGEPFPADEP; encoded by the coding sequence ATGACCGACGACACCGAGCTCCGCGAGCGTACCCGACAAACCGCGCGTCTCCTCTTCCACTCCATCAGCGGTGGCGTGGGCTACGAGACGTGGCGGAAGTTCGACCGCGGCCTGGCCCGTGAGCTGTCCATGTTCTTCCTGGGCAAGCTCTACAGCCGCGAGGTGCTGTCCCAGAAGCAGCGCGAGCTCTGCGCGGTGGCCTCGCTCACCGTGCTGGACCGCCCGCGCGAGCTGAGCGCCCACATCCATGCCGCCCTCAACGTGGGCGCCACGCGGCAGGAAGTGGCCGAGACGATCTTCCAGCAGGTCACCTACGGCGGCATGCCGGTGGTCGTGGAGGCCCTCGAGGTCTACGCCGAGGTCCTGCGCGCTCGCGGCGAGCCGTTCCCGGCCGACGAGCCCTGA
- a CDS encoding uroporphyrinogen decarboxylase family protein, giving the protein MSGVTGRDRVVAAYKGAYADRVPAYPIAGSFAGCLDGLSIEEYCTNPTKAVRAMLNYYERYEPDIMIAFNDLAKEAEAIGCHVKYSDYVVPSIDQHVLQDDKGRLARLEIPDPSRDGRLPAFLEQCAALSAARLPSALGAVLVGPWTIAMLMRNPELMCLDTIDDPPFVHELMRFATEYAKRFGEAVLATKIGLSYTDPTASCSLVGPDTYREFIKPYHQELVEHFKARKAGTTVHICGTTHQIHEDLMDVGFVAITIDLDQQADPALKVDQLDKLVTLGNQRNVVAIGNVDVTIFERATRQEIEAEVRRCIDTVGRRSRFVLSTSCELPPRANPDCVRWFMDCARDYGRYERIFGADSAR; this is encoded by the coding sequence GTGAGCGGCGTGACGGGACGCGACCGGGTCGTGGCCGCCTACAAGGGGGCCTACGCCGACCGGGTGCCGGCGTATCCGATCGCCGGGTCGTTCGCCGGCTGCCTCGACGGGCTCAGCATCGAGGAATACTGCACCAATCCCACCAAGGCCGTGCGGGCGATGCTGAACTACTACGAGCGGTACGAGCCCGACATCATGATCGCCTTCAACGACCTGGCCAAGGAGGCCGAAGCGATCGGCTGCCACGTGAAGTACTCCGACTATGTGGTGCCCTCCATCGACCAGCACGTACTGCAGGACGACAAGGGCCGGCTGGCCCGCCTGGAGATTCCCGACCCGTCGCGGGACGGTCGGCTGCCCGCGTTTCTCGAGCAGTGCGCGGCGCTGTCGGCGGCCCGCCTGCCCAGCGCGCTGGGGGCCGTCCTGGTGGGGCCGTGGACGATCGCCATGCTGATGCGGAACCCCGAGCTGATGTGCCTGGATACCATCGACGATCCTCCCTTCGTCCACGAGCTCATGCGCTTCGCCACCGAATACGCCAAGCGGTTCGGCGAGGCGGTGCTCGCGACGAAGATCGGGCTCAGCTACACCGACCCCACGGCATCCTGCTCGCTCGTGGGCCCCGACACCTATCGGGAGTTCATCAAGCCCTACCACCAGGAGCTGGTGGAGCACTTCAAGGCCAGGAAGGCCGGCACGACCGTCCACATCTGCGGCACCACCCACCAGATCCACGAGGACCTGATGGACGTGGGGTTCGTGGCCATCACCATCGACCTCGACCAGCAGGCCGACCCGGCGCTCAAGGTGGACCAGCTCGACAAGCTGGTGACCCTGGGGAACCAGCGCAACGTGGTGGCCATCGGCAACGTGGATGTGACGATTTTCGAGCGCGCCACCCGGCAGGAGATCGAGGCCGAGGTCCGCCGCTGCATCGACACCGTCGGCCGGCGGTCGCGATTCGTCCTGTCCACCTCCTGCGAGCTGCCGCCCCGGGCCAACCCCGACTGTGTCCGCTGGTTCATGGACTGCGCTCGGGACTACGGTCGGTACGAGCGGATCTTCGGCGCCGACAGCGCGCGGTGA
- a CDS encoding phosphomannomutase/phosphoglucomutase translates to MLNPHIFRAYDVRGRVGTDINPEVFRSVGRAYATLLRRRNGRTIAVGQDNRLSSADLKRAFVDGVRSAGVDVVDVGLVTTPILYFATAHWRLDGGATITGSHNPIEYNGVKMVWAGAAPLTEEEIQSLRRLILDEDYATGSGTLTARDPREDYFATVERLVTITRPLTVVADAGNGVAGLHGPALLRRLGCEVIELHCESDGRFPNHLPDPEDPENVVDLQAKVLEVHADAGVAWDGDADRVGVVDERGRRHEADLVLVLLARDLLTRHPGAKVVFDVKSSQLLVDEIKRHGGVPVMWKTGHSHLKRKMRDDGILLGGEVSGHMFFAEDYYGVDDGLLAAGKVLAIAARAEEPLSRLFDSVPHLHATPELKALCPDSEKFRVIDELARDLRQRYETIDIDGARVLFPGGGWGLVRASNTNPYLTLRFEAGTEREIQQMKRVLYDALRRYPFVTLPE, encoded by the coding sequence ATGCTGAACCCGCACATCTTCCGCGCCTACGACGTCCGCGGCCGCGTGGGCACCGACATCAATCCCGAAGTCTTCCGCAGCGTCGGTCGGGCCTACGCCACGCTGTTGCGCCGGCGGAACGGCCGGACCATCGCCGTCGGCCAGGACAACCGGCTGTCCTCAGCGGACCTCAAGCGGGCCTTCGTCGACGGCGTGCGCTCCGCCGGCGTCGATGTCGTGGACGTGGGACTCGTGACCACTCCCATCCTCTATTTCGCCACGGCGCACTGGCGTCTCGACGGGGGCGCCACCATCACGGGCAGCCACAACCCCATCGAGTACAACGGCGTGAAGATGGTGTGGGCCGGCGCCGCGCCGCTCACCGAAGAGGAAATCCAGAGCCTCCGCCGCCTCATCCTCGACGAGGACTACGCCACGGGCAGCGGCACCCTGACCGCACGCGATCCCCGGGAAGATTACTTCGCGACCGTCGAGCGCCTGGTGACGATCACGCGTCCGCTCACCGTCGTGGCCGACGCCGGCAACGGCGTGGCCGGCCTCCACGGCCCCGCGCTCCTCCGCCGCCTCGGCTGCGAGGTGATCGAGCTGCATTGCGAGTCGGATGGCCGCTTTCCCAATCACCTGCCCGATCCCGAGGACCCCGAGAACGTCGTGGACCTGCAGGCCAAAGTGCTGGAGGTCCACGCCGACGCGGGGGTGGCCTGGGACGGTGACGCCGACCGGGTCGGCGTCGTGGATGAGCGCGGCCGTCGTCACGAGGCCGACCTCGTGCTCGTCCTGCTGGCCCGCGATCTGCTGACCCGCCACCCCGGCGCGAAGGTCGTCTTCGACGTCAAGTCCTCCCAGTTGCTGGTCGACGAGATCAAGCGGCACGGCGGGGTGCCCGTCATGTGGAAGACCGGGCACTCGCATCTCAAACGCAAGATGCGGGACGATGGCATCCTCCTGGGCGGCGAGGTCAGCGGCCATATGTTCTTCGCCGAGGACTACTACGGAGTGGACGACGGACTTCTGGCCGCCGGCAAGGTGCTGGCGATCGCCGCCCGGGCCGAGGAGCCGCTGTCGCGGCTGTTCGACTCGGTGCCCCATCTGCACGCGACGCCGGAGCTGAAGGCGCTGTGCCCCGACAGCGAGAAGTTCCGCGTGATCGACGAGCTGGCTCGAGACCTCCGTCAGCGCTACGAGACCATCGACATCGACGGCGCCCGCGTGCTGTTTCCCGGCGGCGGCTGGGGCCTCGTCCGCGCCTCCAATACCAATCCCTACCTCACCCTCCGCTTCGAGGCGGGCACCGAGCGCGAGATCCAGCAGATGAAGCGCGTCCTCTACGACGCCCTTCGCCGCTACCCGTTCGTCACGCTGCCGGAGTGA
- a CDS encoding HAD-IA family hydrolase, whose translation MASRGGGALRAVFFDAGNTLLRMDYDVIAERLCACACGVQCRATDVQRAEWRARVRLDAALGPPRMGRPSTESAGTSDLYSRLLLEELGVGDPTVLDAMAAWRRAYNPPVGLWNTAQPHAEKALRRVRAAGLSAAVISNSNGSVRMILDSLGLGAYLDFVLDSSEVGVEKPDPRIFRLALERAGLGPGQAIYVGDLYSVDVLGARGAGLGALLLDPGACWGPRDCPTAPDVLTAVYRILEQAGP comes from the coding sequence ATGGCCTCGCGTGGCGGCGGCGCCCTTCGGGCCGTGTTCTTCGACGCCGGCAACACGCTGCTGCGGATGGACTACGACGTGATCGCCGAGCGCTTGTGCGCCTGCGCCTGCGGCGTCCAGTGCCGCGCGACGGACGTGCAGCGGGCCGAGTGGCGGGCGCGGGTGCGGCTGGATGCCGCGCTCGGCCCGCCCCGGATGGGCCGACCGTCGACCGAATCCGCCGGCACCAGCGACCTCTACTCTCGGCTCCTGCTCGAGGAGCTCGGCGTCGGCGACCCGACCGTGCTCGACGCGATGGCGGCGTGGCGCCGGGCCTACAACCCTCCGGTGGGCTTGTGGAACACGGCGCAGCCCCACGCCGAGAAGGCGTTACGGCGGGTTCGGGCGGCAGGCCTGAGCGCTGCCGTCATCTCCAACTCGAACGGCTCGGTCCGCATGATCCTGGACTCGCTCGGACTCGGGGCCTACCTGGACTTCGTTCTGGATTCCTCGGAGGTCGGCGTCGAAAAGCCTGACCCACGGATCTTCAGGCTGGCGCTGGAGCGCGCTGGGCTCGGCCCCGGGCAGGCGATCTACGTCGGCGACCTTTACTCCGTCGACGTGCTCGGCGCCCGCGGGGCCGGCCTGGGCGCCCTGCTGCTGGACCCCGGCGCCTGCTGGGGCCCTCGCGACTGCCCCACCGCCCCCGATGTACTGACCGCCGTCTACCGGATTCTCGAGCAAGCAGGGCCATAA